In Methanoregula sp., a single window of DNA contains:
- the endA gene encoding tRNA-intron lyase has translation MKAIVDGTSVRVGKDGRVLYEQSGYGRLEKDGVKLAPQEALYLIHRQKITIDGYTFDTLFSEFASERNFLRSFLVYRDLRERGYVVQTGPHDFRVFRRGEKPGTGESLYLVRVLSERDPIRFTKLIEEVVASRNMRKQYVLAVVDDEEELTYYEIKLQVLADACTPLTPLSKHLAVLIGKSAMVRINPPSDLEGAGFGKRLDEERLMLSPVELLYLMGKDILELRKGDAPVSMPEYFELAHENDPELPEKDKVYTELRSHDYTPRTGYKFGHHFRVYCGKNVHSDLLVHAVEKDAVMPMSAISRSVRMAHSVKKKMLFGAVHSNGIQFVEFARIKL, from the coding sequence GTGAAGGCGATAGTTGACGGCACTTCGGTGCGGGTGGGAAAGGACGGGCGCGTGCTCTACGAGCAGAGCGGGTACGGGCGCCTGGAAAAGGATGGCGTGAAACTTGCACCTCAGGAGGCGCTCTATCTCATCCACCGCCAGAAGATCACGATCGATGGTTATACGTTTGATACCCTGTTTTCAGAGTTTGCCAGCGAACGCAATTTCCTGCGGAGTTTTCTGGTGTACCGCGACCTCCGCGAGCGGGGGTATGTGGTGCAGACCGGCCCGCACGATTTCCGGGTGTTCCGGCGTGGTGAGAAACCCGGTACCGGGGAATCGCTCTATCTGGTCCGCGTGCTCTCGGAACGCGATCCCATCCGGTTTACCAAGTTGATCGAAGAAGTGGTAGCCTCGCGCAATATGCGCAAGCAGTACGTGCTTGCGGTTGTCGATGACGAAGAGGAGCTCACCTATTACGAGATCAAGCTGCAGGTACTGGCAGATGCCTGCACGCCGTTGACCCCCCTGTCGAAACACCTGGCAGTCCTGATTGGAAAATCTGCTATGGTCAGGATTAATCCTCCTTCCGATCTCGAAGGAGCGGGTTTTGGCAAACGGCTGGATGAAGAACGGCTGATGCTCTCGCCGGTTGAGCTGCTCTACCTTATGGGAAAAGATATCCTTGAGCTCCGGAAAGGAGATGCCCCGGTCAGTATGCCGGAATATTTTGAACTGGCTCATGAGAATGACCCGGAACTTCCTGAGAAGGACAAAGTGTATACTGAACTCAGGTCACACGATTATACTCCCAGAACGGGTTACAAGTTCGGTCACCACTTCCGGGTCTACTGCGGCAAGAACGTGCATTCCGATCTGCTGGTGCACGCGGTGGAGAAGGATGCTGTCATGCCCATGAGCGCCATCTCCCGCTCGGTCCGGATGGCGCACAGTGTCAAAAAGAAGATGTTGTTTGGCGCTGTACATAGTAACGGAATCCAATTCGTTGAATTTGCACGAATCAAACTGTGA
- the pheT gene encoding phenylalanine--tRNA ligase subunit beta, with product MAVITLPYKYLERLTRTDRKTILDKVALIGSDVERTEEDHADVEFFPDRPDLFSPEGVARAMRGYLGIETGLSSYPVKPSGIKFSVDPALANIRPVLGAAVIRGVSFDDESIQSIMSLQESLHWAVGRGRSKVAIGIHDMDTVKPPFHYIASRPSRGFIPLDFKEKMTMAEILEKHPKGRDYAKIVKDFPLYPLIVDDDDHVLSFPPIINGERTRVTIDTKNILLDTTGTDKRAVSVAVNIICTAMAEAGATIESVEIGGVQTPTLAPAERMVSVKECSRLLGIELTAASMADLLRKMRFGAEPEGADTVKVQVPCYRADIMHDWDLFEDVAIAYGYDRLESQPPKTFTVGKPHPVQVNAALAREAFCGLGYLEVMPFTLTSEDVLYGKMQRDEKKGVLHVMHPISIENTVVRTELLPLLLEFITLNRHRELPQRLFTVGDVVDSCLTYQQAAGVSTHPDADFSEAYASADAMLHELSIEYTVKESADAAFIEGRRGDIISGGKKIGVFGEIHPAVLNAFELEHSVAAFEFDLRAVPGYPVL from the coding sequence ATGGCTGTCATCACCCTTCCCTACAAGTATCTTGAGCGGCTGACCCGTACCGACCGGAAGACGATCCTCGACAAGGTCGCCCTCATCGGATCGGACGTTGAGCGGACCGAGGAAGACCACGCAGACGTGGAGTTCTTCCCGGACCGCCCCGATCTCTTCTCTCCGGAAGGTGTAGCCCGGGCCATGCGGGGCTACCTCGGGATCGAGACCGGTCTTTCATCGTACCCGGTTAAACCGTCCGGCATAAAGTTCTCGGTCGATCCCGCGCTTGCGAACATCCGTCCCGTTCTTGGTGCAGCGGTCATCCGCGGGGTTTCGTTCGACGACGAGTCGATCCAGAGCATCATGTCCCTGCAGGAGTCGCTCCACTGGGCAGTCGGCAGGGGCAGGAGCAAGGTCGCGATCGGCATCCACGATATGGACACGGTCAAACCTCCGTTCCATTATATCGCCTCCCGGCCAAGCCGCGGGTTCATCCCCCTCGATTTCAAAGAGAAGATGACGATGGCGGAGATCCTTGAGAAGCACCCGAAAGGCAGGGATTATGCAAAGATCGTCAAAGACTTCCCGCTCTACCCGCTCATCGTGGACGACGATGACCATGTCCTCTCGTTCCCCCCGATCATCAACGGCGAGCGGACACGGGTGACTATAGACACAAAGAACATCCTTCTCGACACGACCGGCACCGACAAGCGGGCGGTCAGTGTGGCCGTGAATATCATCTGCACGGCGATGGCAGAAGCAGGCGCAACCATCGAGAGTGTTGAGATCGGAGGAGTGCAGACTCCGACCCTTGCCCCCGCAGAACGCATGGTGAGCGTGAAAGAGTGCTCACGGCTTCTTGGTATCGAGCTGACCGCAGCGTCGATGGCAGACCTTCTCCGGAAAATGCGCTTCGGTGCCGAACCGGAGGGTGCAGACACGGTAAAGGTACAGGTGCCCTGCTACCGGGCCGACATCATGCACGACTGGGACCTGTTCGAAGATGTGGCGATTGCGTACGGGTATGACCGGCTCGAAAGCCAGCCGCCCAAGACCTTCACCGTGGGAAAACCCCACCCGGTGCAGGTCAACGCAGCCTTGGCCCGCGAAGCCTTCTGCGGTCTCGGGTATCTCGAAGTGATGCCGTTTACGCTGACCAGCGAGGATGTGTTGTACGGGAAGATGCAGCGCGACGAAAAGAAAGGCGTCCTCCATGTCATGCACCCGATCAGCATCGAGAACACGGTGGTCCGGACCGAGCTCCTCCCCCTGCTGCTCGAATTTATAACCCTGAACCGGCACCGCGAACTCCCGCAGCGCCTCTTTACCGTCGGCGATGTCGTCGATTCCTGCCTCACCTACCAGCAGGCAGCCGGTGTCAGTACCCACCCTGATGCGGACTTCTCGGAGGCCTACGCCTCGGCAGATGCGATGCTCCATGAGCTCTCCATTGAGTACACCGTGAAGGAGTCAGCCGATGCAGCCTTTATTGAGGGACGCCGGGGCGATATTATTTCCGGCGGAAAAAAGATTGGTGTCTTTGGCGAGATCCATCCCGCCGTCTTGAACGCGTTTGAACTCGAACACTCTGTTGCAGCGTTTGAGTTCGACCTCAGAGCCGTACCGGGATATCCCGTGCTCTGA
- a CDS encoding 4Fe-4S single cluster domain-containing protein, with the protein MKVHDTNDPGCRRKSTINLAGFLARSSVNGPGIRSVVWVQGCPLHCEGCFNPQFLPFTPAQQVTPSSLADRICAREPVDGVTFSGGEPFAQADTLGELGELLQERGHPIVTFTGFSPDLVLASTRPAWRRLLAVTDLLIAGPYIPSLKCNIPWIGSSNQRIIPLTGSISLPAPQPLVSGHAAEFTIHPDGTLTATGFPEGTFVKALAHRCRGV; encoded by the coding sequence ATGAAGGTGCATGATACCAACGACCCTGGATGCCGACGTAAGAGCACGATCAACCTTGCAGGTTTTCTTGCACGGTCATCAGTGAACGGACCCGGCATCCGGTCCGTCGTCTGGGTGCAGGGATGCCCTCTTCATTGCGAGGGCTGTTTCAACCCGCAGTTTTTACCATTCACTCCTGCACAGCAGGTAACCCCTTCTTCCCTTGCCGACAGGATTTGTGCACGGGAACCTGTCGACGGTGTCACGTTCTCGGGCGGCGAGCCTTTTGCCCAGGCAGATACCCTGGGTGAACTGGGCGAACTGCTGCAGGAACGCGGCCATCCCATTGTCACGTTCACGGGATTTTCTCCCGATCTGGTTCTCGCATCCACCCGCCCCGCATGGCGGCGCCTGCTTGCAGTTACCGATCTCCTGATTGCCGGCCCGTATATCCCGTCCCTGAAATGCAATATACCGTGGATCGGTTCGTCGAACCAGAGAATCATCCCGCTCACGGGTTCCATCTCACTCCCCGCACCCCAACCCCTCGTTTCAGGCCACGCTGCCGAGTTCACGATTCATCCCGATGGCACCCTTACAGCCACCGGGTTTCCCGAGGGTACATTTGTCAAAGCGCTCGCACACCGCTGCAGGGGGGTATAG
- a CDS encoding AAA family ATPase: protein MQHKEPDFARKLNVSLRARVTLIVVMTPEEERVVAQVKEVCEKWEPPRQCIAWDSVDGFSVVCGNSGFLAQSRDPLTALDDMAKTDENAVILLKDFHEYWNNPQVKRKIRNYSQKFKYSRRTMVFVTPVQRVPEEIRDEAVLIHFPPPGTPELSKELDSLLATSGITSSLSEAGREKLIQAALGMTLNQARRSFSRAIVTHGTLDDCDIDAIIADKKDVLSQSDALEFYSLTENPDNVGGLAQLKDWLRLRERAFTQEARDYGLPAPKGIALIGIPGTGKSLTAKMIADLWHLPLLRLDVGALFGSLVGESEERTRRALSLAETIAPCILWIDEIEKAFAFGSGDAGTSQRVFAHLLTWMQDKTAPCFVVATANNIAALPPELLRKGRFDEIFFLDLPNTEERREIFSVHLKKRKCLPAEFSLDVLAKESEGYVGAEIEQTVIDAMYLAFNENMRRVTTEDILGCMKTQVPLAISQRETVAALRAWLAEGRAISASRAAPARVHAGRTIALETFERIPT, encoded by the coding sequence ATGCAGCACAAGGAGCCGGATTTCGCACGAAAACTGAATGTCTCCCTGCGTGCCCGGGTCACGTTAATCGTGGTGATGACGCCGGAGGAAGAGCGGGTGGTTGCGCAGGTAAAAGAGGTCTGCGAGAAATGGGAGCCCCCGCGCCAGTGCATAGCCTGGGACAGCGTGGACGGGTTCTCCGTTGTCTGCGGGAATTCCGGCTTTCTTGCCCAGTCCCGTGATCCGCTCACGGCACTTGACGACATGGCCAAGACCGACGAGAATGCGGTGATCCTGCTCAAGGACTTCCACGAGTACTGGAATAATCCCCAGGTGAAGCGCAAGATCCGCAACTATTCCCAGAAGTTCAAGTACAGCCGGAGGACGATGGTGTTCGTCACTCCCGTCCAGCGGGTGCCCGAAGAGATCCGGGACGAAGCCGTGCTCATCCACTTCCCCCCGCCCGGAACTCCCGAACTCTCAAAAGAACTCGACAGCCTTCTTGCCACGAGCGGGATTACCAGTTCACTCTCGGAAGCGGGCCGGGAGAAACTGATCCAGGCCGCGCTCGGCATGACGCTCAACCAGGCCCGACGTTCATTTTCCCGGGCAATTGTCACCCACGGCACGCTCGATGACTGCGATATCGATGCCATCATCGCCGACAAGAAAGATGTCCTGAGCCAGTCGGATGCACTGGAATTCTACAGCCTGACAGAAAATCCCGATAATGTCGGGGGTCTTGCCCAGCTCAAGGACTGGCTTAGGCTGCGGGAGCGGGCATTTACGCAGGAAGCACGGGACTACGGCCTTCCGGCCCCCAAGGGAATCGCCCTTATCGGTATCCCCGGTACGGGTAAGAGCCTGACCGCAAAGATGATCGCCGATCTCTGGCACCTGCCCCTGCTCAGGCTTGACGTGGGCGCCCTGTTCGGCAGCCTTGTCGGGGAGTCCGAGGAGAGGACACGCCGGGCCCTCTCCCTTGCCGAAACGATTGCTCCCTGCATCCTCTGGATAGACGAGATCGAAAAGGCGTTTGCGTTCGGGAGCGGCGATGCCGGTACCAGCCAGCGGGTGTTTGCCCACCTGCTCACGTGGATGCAGGACAAGACGGCTCCCTGTTTTGTGGTGGCAACGGCCAACAACATTGCCGCCTTACCCCCCGAACTCCTGCGCAAGGGACGGTTCGACGAGATCTTCTTCCTCGACCTCCCCAATACCGAGGAGCGCCGCGAGATCTTTTCCGTGCACTTAAAAAAGCGCAAGTGCCTGCCTGCCGAGTTTTCCTTAGATGTGCTCGCAAAGGAGAGCGAAGGATACGTGGGTGCCGAGATCGAGCAGACGGTGATCGATGCGATGTACTTAGCGTTCAATGAAAATATGCGCCGGGTCACCACCGAAGATATCCTTGGCTGCATGAAGACACAGGTGCCGCTGGCAATTTCCCAGCGCGAGACCGTTGCCGCGCTGCGGGCCTGGCTTGCCGAAGGGCGGGCGATCTCCGCATCACGGGCAGCGCCGGCACGGGTACATGCCGGGCGGACGATCGCGCTCGAAACCTTTGAACGTATCCCCACGTGA
- a CDS encoding WD40 repeat domain-containing protein, with protein sequence MKIPVSAPLIGPWLYRRSVKEIAERAQQGDGAAVRSLAGMFCTCRDESVRTIARTALCSLDSVPAIDTLCTEALERDDAALYSIATGRNYLPSDPGTQALFLFVTGQQERYARMDNQPHRPLLASAYTQATNRVRFHTRSEAKKSGQLPVLAAALRGAGQNGNATAWPEEDWKIVFDDLIQEREWKELWPLVVQAPVHRAIAAITAMNAAGWRPDGDDRALWDDITSTVPKEWASPVPEDATPALVRSPDSQPLRLVFSGDGTLFAAGCADGTVCLWNTKTGTPVFRLLSGLGTISGIAISPDNSRLLCAGTDGTLQCRDTGAGTLLWSVASGKRTPVQFACSHDGIFVILISARGNMRIVNMADGQVQALSGGHEAAVTCCTLSPHDWFCAVGYADGAVGCWDLQGKKYLPTLEGLGDPVSSLTFCKSDEEILVIYNQNRPVRWHRGSGVRTRTYTGNTGPLICCSLTQDGSSFAIAGDDHMLRFWQAGNADPVSEIPLYKRPLASCAVSSDGMKFAAGCTDGTFRVYAMNGGTVLSGKKAHKQAITSIVLSSPANQIATAGGDGTMKLWNTTTGELVRTLLRPAGGVTTITATPDGSIIFAGYEEGTARQISCEAGALNRMLDMYTTTIRAIALNPDGTLLACAGGDTTLRVWNNVTGGLVTGIEGLTTSQHCLAFSPDGTMLISGGWDGKVRLWSMPGGSLVKTLTGHTSNITALAITPDNTLLATGSNDRSVRLWTLGNGACISVREESRSEVSALAMSPDGALLAFASADAVIHLCHLPDGRPAPAIPALPGKITALAFADNGRVLVAGLDSGTVAFFSCTGRHLLRSIPAHTAAVTGIAVLPGEESVLTSSLDGLMRRLNLPWTRPLFTTTLEDIPLVARHKRTCSQTEAQAQWAFLHDMLAARFASDIELCTAVDDERMYDIQIVG encoded by the coding sequence ATGAAGATTCCCGTTTCTGCTCCCCTCATAGGTCCCTGGCTGTACCGGCGTTCGGTTAAGGAGATCGCAGAGCGGGCACAACAGGGTGATGGGGCAGCTGTGCGGAGCCTTGCCGGCATGTTTTGCACATGCCGTGATGAGAGCGTGCGGACTATTGCCCGTACTGCTCTCTGCTCTCTCGACTCAGTACCTGCTATCGATACGCTCTGCACAGAAGCACTGGAGCGGGACGATGCCGCATTGTACAGCATCGCAACCGGGAGAAATTACCTGCCATCGGATCCCGGAACGCAGGCGCTCTTCCTCTTTGTCACCGGCCAACAGGAACGATATGCCCGGATGGACAATCAGCCCCATCGTCCGCTTCTTGCTTCTGCCTATACCCAGGCAACGAACCGGGTCAGGTTTCACACCCGCAGCGAGGCCAAAAAGAGCGGGCAACTCCCGGTTCTTGCTGCTGCACTCAGGGGAGCCGGACAGAACGGGAATGCCACGGCATGGCCTGAGGAGGATTGGAAGATCGTATTTGACGACCTGATCCAGGAACGGGAGTGGAAGGAACTCTGGCCGCTGGTCGTTCAGGCACCCGTGCACCGGGCGATAGCAGCCATCACTGCAATGAACGCAGCAGGGTGGAGACCTGACGGGGATGACCGGGCACTCTGGGATGATATCACGAGTACCGTGCCAAAGGAATGGGCATCGCCTGTACCGGAGGATGCAACACCCGCTCTCGTGCGGAGTCCTGACAGCCAGCCCCTGCGCCTTGTTTTTTCAGGAGACGGGACCCTGTTTGCGGCCGGATGTGCTGACGGGACCGTCTGTCTCTGGAATACGAAAACGGGGACGCCCGTCTTCCGGCTCCTTTCAGGGCTCGGCACCATCAGCGGGATTGCCATTTCGCCGGACAATTCCCGCCTGCTCTGCGCGGGAACCGATGGAACGCTCCAGTGCCGGGATACGGGTGCGGGCACCCTGCTCTGGTCAGTTGCATCGGGAAAACGGACACCGGTGCAGTTTGCCTGTTCCCATGACGGGATTTTTGTAATCCTCATCAGCGCCCGGGGGAACATGCGGATCGTCAATATGGCTGACGGGCAGGTACAGGCACTTTCCGGGGGGCATGAAGCAGCGGTAACCTGCTGTACACTCTCCCCCCATGACTGGTTCTGTGCCGTGGGTTATGCTGACGGGGCAGTTGGGTGCTGGGATCTGCAGGGAAAAAAATACCTGCCAACGCTGGAAGGTCTGGGCGATCCGGTCAGTTCACTCACTTTTTGTAAGAGCGATGAAGAGATTCTTGTTATCTATAACCAGAACCGGCCGGTCCGGTGGCACAGGGGATCCGGGGTGCGAACCAGAACCTATACCGGCAATACGGGCCCGCTGATCTGTTGTTCCCTGACGCAGGATGGAAGCTCGTTTGCGATTGCGGGGGATGACCATATGCTCCGGTTCTGGCAGGCAGGAAACGCCGATCCCGTTTCTGAGATTCCGCTCTATAAACGCCCCCTTGCCTCCTGTGCAGTATCTTCAGACGGGATGAAATTTGCTGCCGGCTGTACTGATGGCACGTTCCGCGTCTATGCCATGAACGGGGGAACGGTCCTCTCCGGGAAAAAAGCGCACAAGCAGGCAATAACGTCTATTGTCCTCTCCTCTCCTGCAAACCAGATCGCAACTGCCGGCGGGGATGGCACGATGAAACTCTGGAATACCACCACAGGTGAACTGGTCCGCACACTCCTGCGACCGGCCGGGGGGGTGACCACCATTACGGCCACACCCGATGGTTCGATAATCTTTGCCGGATATGAAGAGGGAACGGCCAGGCAGATTTCGTGCGAAGCGGGGGCATTGAACCGGATGCTCGATATGTACACGACCACGATCCGGGCGATTGCCCTTAATCCTGATGGCACCCTGCTGGCCTGCGCCGGCGGAGATACCACGCTGCGGGTATGGAATAATGTAACCGGCGGGCTTGTCACCGGCATCGAAGGATTGACCACATCCCAGCACTGCCTCGCATTTTCACCGGACGGAACGATGCTGATCTCCGGAGGCTGGGACGGGAAGGTGCGCCTCTGGAGTATGCCGGGCGGGAGCCTGGTAAAAACACTCACCGGCCACACCAGTAACATCACCGCCCTCGCGATCACACCGGATAACACCCTGCTCGCCACCGGCAGCAATGACCGGAGTGTCCGGCTCTGGACACTTGGCAATGGCGCGTGTATTTCTGTACGGGAAGAGTCCCGCAGCGAGGTGAGCGCACTGGCAATGTCTCCGGATGGAGCGCTGCTCGCATTTGCGAGTGCAGATGCGGTGATCCATCTCTGCCACCTGCCGGATGGACGGCCGGCCCCTGCAATTCCCGCACTCCCGGGAAAGATCACTGCGCTCGCGTTTGCGGATAACGGGCGGGTACTGGTGGCCGGCCTTGATTCGGGGACTGTAGCGTTCTTCTCGTGTACTGGACGACACCTGCTGCGGTCGATACCTGCTCATACCGCGGCTGTAACGGGGATTGCGGTTCTTCCCGGTGAGGAGTCGGTGCTCACCAGCAGTCTTGACGGACTAATGCGGCGCTTGAACCTGCCCTGGACCCGCCCCCTTTTTACAACAACGCTCGAAGATATCCCGCTTGTTGCCCGGCATAAACGCACCTGCTCCCAAACGGAGGCACAGGCCCAGTGGGCATTTCTCCACGATATGCTGGCGGCGAGATTTGCCAGCGATATCGAACTCTGTACAGCCGTCGATGACGAGAGAATGTATGACATCCAGATTGTCGGGTGA
- a CDS encoding DUF1257 domain-containing protein, whose amino-acid sequence MSHFSRIRTQFRHREALIQCLEELGHTVETDTTIKGYHGQHTVDIAAKQSDGYGVGFVKNGDGTYDMVADWWGVSGTGQKKIAEDLKQQAETIQKEYARKMILEQTAKDGFEVVSQTDEADGTVRIVVRRWT is encoded by the coding sequence ATGTCACACTTCAGCCGCATCCGCACCCAGTTCCGTCACCGGGAAGCCCTGATCCAGTGCCTCGAGGAACTGGGCCACACGGTCGAGACCGATACAACAATTAAAGGATACCACGGGCAGCACACCGTGGATATCGCCGCGAAACAATCCGATGGCTATGGCGTCGGTTTTGTGAAGAACGGCGATGGCACCTATGATATGGTTGCCGACTGGTGGGGAGTGTCCGGCACCGGCCAGAAAAAAATCGCTGAAGACTTGAAACAGCAGGCAGAGACGATCCAGAAGGAGTACGCGAGAAAAATGATACTGGAGCAGACGGCAAAAGACGGGTTTGAGGTAGTTTCGCAGACCGATGAAGCGGACGGGACCGTGCGGATTGTCGTGCGGAGGTGGACGTAA
- a CDS encoding tryptophan--tRNA ligase, which produces MPEPQNNPWSSTPSLDIEKTFADFGIDPIAPVLPELPTVPYFMRRNIVVGHRDYRPIAMAIRNHTPFHVLTGFMPSGHPHLGHLMVMKEVVWHVQQGGNGYVTIADREAHAVRDLSWEKCREFGKEYLACLYALGFEGTTYFQSKNERLKDLAFEAATKVNFSDLAAIYGFSPETDIAHADSVITQVADILYPQIDREPAPTLVPVGVDQDPHIRLTRGVAHKMRMFTVEERDGYISVRSKNAPDAALDAVKKAFPHAKKYEGHVDIKDAQCVDVSAKVREIERAHGGYAFYTPSSTYHIFMPGLTGGKMSSSVPESIISFYEPEAVVRKKVMSGITGGRVTLEEQKRLGGEPDKCSLYLLNLFHMVTDDAELSEIRRKCTGGEITCGQCKKETAERVVSFLHNFKEKMDAASDCIEV; this is translated from the coding sequence ATGCCAGAACCGCAGAACAATCCCTGGTCAAGTACACCGTCTCTCGATATCGAAAAAACATTTGCCGATTTTGGCATCGATCCGATCGCTCCGGTACTCCCTGAACTTCCCACCGTTCCCTACTTTATGCGACGGAATATTGTTGTCGGCCACCGGGACTACCGACCGATAGCGATGGCGATCCGCAACCATACGCCCTTTCATGTCCTCACCGGGTTCATGCCAAGCGGCCACCCGCATCTCGGCCACCTGATGGTGATGAAGGAAGTGGTCTGGCATGTCCAGCAGGGTGGCAACGGGTACGTGACCATCGCCGACCGGGAGGCCCACGCGGTCCGGGACCTTTCCTGGGAGAAGTGCCGGGAATTCGGCAAGGAATACCTCGCCTGTCTCTATGCACTCGGGTTTGAGGGAACCACGTATTTCCAGAGCAAAAATGAACGGCTCAAGGATCTTGCATTCGAAGCGGCAACCAAGGTGAACTTCTCGGATCTCGCTGCGATTTACGGATTCTCACCGGAGACCGATATCGCCCACGCGGACAGCGTGATTACTCAGGTAGCCGATATCCTGTATCCCCAGATTGACCGGGAACCCGCACCCACGCTTGTTCCGGTCGGTGTTGACCAGGACCCGCATATCCGGCTCACCCGGGGTGTCGCCCACAAGATGCGGATGTTCACTGTGGAAGAGCGGGACGGGTACATCAGCGTCCGGTCCAAGAATGCGCCGGATGCGGCGCTCGATGCGGTGAAAAAGGCATTTCCGCACGCAAAGAAATACGAAGGTCATGTAGACATTAAAGATGCGCAGTGTGTGGACGTGAGCGCTAAGGTACGGGAGATCGAGCGGGCTCACGGCGGTTACGCATTTTATACGCCCTCGTCCACCTATCATATCTTCATGCCGGGACTCACGGGCGGCAAGATGTCGAGCAGCGTCCCGGAGAGCATCATCTCGTTTTACGAGCCCGAAGCGGTTGTGAGAAAGAAGGTGATGAGCGGAATCACGGGCGGACGGGTGACCCTGGAAGAGCAGAAACGGCTCGGAGGCGAGCCGGACAAGTGCTCGCTCTACCTGCTCAACCTCTTCCACATGGTGACTGATGATGCGGAACTCTCGGAGATCCGGCGGAAATGCACGGGTGGCGAGATCACCTGCGGCCAGTGCAAGAAAGAGACGGCAGAACGCGTGGTTTCGTTCCTGCACAACTTTAAGGAAAAGATGGACGCGGCTTCAGATTGTATAGAGGTGTGA
- a CDS encoding phenylalanine--tRNA ligase subunit alpha, with protein sequence MAELTQNEKRLLAILEKEKKADAPHLAGMLEATPEAVVQWAHLAGDKGLATVERIVAKEFVYTDEGKAYAQNGLPETQLLRFILPGTTLADLQKHEAFKIGFGQLRKKGLVKVEGTAVAKTPGTSTDADETALKNPSDTDPKTKELIKRGILQESETVRYTIAISPAGLALVKQGLDLRGETGTLTRDQIISGEWKNANLRKYDVSKLPKKAYPGKIHPYQRIIGEMREILLEMGFTELYGGIVQQSYWNFDALFQPQDHPAREMQDTFYLRETLPLPKGYEKVKAMHECGGETSSTGWGGVWKEEKAEQCVLRTHTTSVSIQYLANNPNPPVKAFCVGRVYRRETIDTTHLAEFEQLEGIVMDENVSFGNLLGILREFYNRMGFESVRFKPSFYPYTEPSLDAEVYVDGIGWIEMGGAGVFREEVTAPIGINYPVLAWGLGVSRIAMLRLGLKDLRLLHKSDVAFLRETPSLRHTKGGI encoded by the coding sequence ATGGCGGAACTGACCCAGAACGAAAAACGGTTGCTTGCAATACTTGAGAAGGAGAAGAAAGCTGATGCCCCCCATCTCGCGGGCATGCTCGAAGCGACCCCGGAAGCAGTGGTGCAGTGGGCACACCTTGCCGGGGACAAGGGGCTTGCCACGGTTGAGCGGATCGTGGCAAAGGAGTTTGTATACACGGATGAAGGGAAGGCCTATGCACAGAACGGGCTTCCCGAGACACAGCTCCTCCGGTTTATCCTGCCGGGAACCACGCTTGCCGATCTCCAGAAGCACGAGGCATTTAAGATCGGGTTTGGCCAGCTGAGAAAGAAGGGACTGGTGAAAGTCGAGGGCACCGCTGTTGCAAAAACCCCGGGAACCTCTACCGATGCAGATGAAACCGCTCTCAAAAATCCGTCTGATACCGATCCGAAAACAAAGGAGCTCATCAAGCGCGGTATTTTACAGGAATCAGAAACTGTCCGGTATACTATTGCGATATCTCCCGCAGGACTTGCACTCGTCAAGCAGGGTCTCGACCTCCGTGGCGAGACCGGCACCCTCACCCGCGACCAGATCATCTCGGGCGAATGGAAGAACGCAAACCTCCGCAAGTATGACGTGAGCAAGCTTCCGAAGAAGGCGTATCCCGGCAAGATCCACCCTTACCAGCGGATCATCGGCGAGATGCGGGAGATCCTCCTTGAGATGGGTTTTACAGAACTCTACGGAGGGATTGTCCAGCAGTCCTACTGGAATTTCGATGCCCTCTTCCAGCCGCAGGACCACCCGGCCCGCGAGATGCAGGACACGTTCTATCTCCGCGAGACTCTCCCGCTCCCGAAGGGATACGAGAAGGTGAAGGCGATGCACGAGTGCGGCGGGGAGACTTCCTCGACCGGCTGGGGCGGGGTCTGGAAAGAGGAGAAGGCCGAGCAGTGCGTGCTCCGGACCCACACCACCAGCGTCTCGATCCAGTACCTTGCCAACAACCCGAATCCCCCCGTGAAAGCATTCTGTGTCGGAAGAGTCTACCGGCGCGAGACGATCGATACAACCCACCTTGCTGAGTTCGAGCAGCTCGAAGGGATCGTAATGGACGAGAATGTCTCGTTTGGCAACCTGCTCGGTATCCTCCGCGAGTTCTACAACCGCATGGGTTTCGAGAGCGTGCGCTTCAAGCCCTCGTTCTACCCCTACACCGAGCCGAGCCTCGATGCCGAGGTGTATGTTGACGGTATCGGCTGGATCGAGATGGGCGGCGCAGGAGTCTTCCGCGAGGAGGTCACCGCACCGATCGGGATCAATTATCCCGTTCTTGCCTGGGGTCTTGGCGTGAGCCGGATCGCGATGCTCCGGCTCGGTCTCAAGGATCTCCGCCTTCTGCATAAGAGTGACGTGGCGTTCCTCCGGGAAACCCCTTCGCTGCGACACACGAAAGGAGGGATCTGA